The nucleotide window GGTGCGGAGGGCGCGGGCGGCGTCGCGGACCAGAGCCAGGCGGCGGCGGAGCCGGCGGGCCCGGCTGGCCGCGCCGCCCGTCCCCCCGAGGGCGTCGAGGACGACGGCGGCGGCGTTGCGGCCGGGCAGGCCGGTGACGCCGCCCCCGGGATGGGTGCCGGCCCCGGTCAGGAACAGCCCGCCGATCGGGGGGACCCGGTAGCCGGAGAGGCTGGGCGAGGGGCGGAACGACAGCAGCTGGTCGAGGCTCATCTCCACGTGGTTGGGGTTGGCGTTGGGGTTGCCGTGGCGCGCGACCCACTCCAGGGGGCCGGTCAGGTGGCGTTCGACCGGCTCCAGGTCGGTCCCGAGGGCCTTGGACGCGGCCCGCCAGGCGTGGTCGGCGGCCCGCTCCAGGGCGGCCTCGTCCCAGGGGCCGGCGGCCGGGCGCCAGGGCACGAAGGTCGACAGCCACAGCGCCGCCCGGCCCGGCGGCGCCCAGCCCTCCTCAAGGGTGGAGGGGAAGGCGAGCATCAGCGGCGGCCGCTCGGGCAGCTCCCCGAGGGCGATGGCGGCAAAGGCCCGCTCCAGGTCGGCGGTGGTGTTGGCCGAGAGCATGAAGGCCCGGTCGAACCCGGGCGGCCCCGGCACCGGCGGCATGCCGGCGAGCACGGCGTCGACCTTCAGTTCGCTGACGTTGCGCCGCCCCACGTGGATCCGCCCGGCCTCGGCGGCCAGCCAGGGAGGCACGGCGTCGGCGTCGACCAGCTCCAGCAGCAGCCGCCGGGCGTCCAGGGAGGAGATGACCGCCCTGCTGGCGCCGACCCGCTCGCCGCCGGCGTGG belongs to Actinomycetota bacterium and includes:
- a CDS encoding FAD-dependent oxidoreductase, with the protein product PGPAGPLGGHSQQSPADPGTGAGALMLAGGHGRPAARPAGGSRALVDALVRCLEAAGGRVRCRMPVTRVETAGERAVAVHAGGERVGASRAVISSLDARRLLLELVDADAVPPWLAAEAGRIHVGRRNVSELKVDAVLAGMPPVPGPPGFDRAFMLSANTTADLERAFAAIALGELPERPPLMLAFPSTLEEGWAPPGRAALWLSTFVPWRPAAGPWDEAALERAADHAWRAASKALGTDLEPVERHLTGPLEWVARHGNPNANPNHVEMSLDQLLSFRPSPSLSGYRVPPIGGLFLTGAGTHPGGGVTGLPGRNAAAVVLDALGGTGGAASRARRLRRRLALVRDAARALRTLRRGGPR